The Coregonus clupeaformis isolate EN_2021a chromosome 18, ASM2061545v1, whole genome shotgun sequence genome has a segment encoding these proteins:
- the LOC121587331 gene encoding transcription cofactor vestigial-like protein 4, producing the protein MAVANFQYITRMSSGFKVYILEGQPNLRSEDRFRHMANERVRVPPVHPVKRKHSFECGLTLEERRERAQSRSNMRRSAVFSVPQSPTSSWSPTPSPTGHLPRHVYSTPPIDEPLDLIKKPRKEPEMTEEKTKSTSAINQIQVRPSVITCVSSTRKPTCSSEVGSSSHSSTVLSKHSYDHVVEEHFKRSLGMDYQMASSRHLSISVSVDDHFAKALGEKWFQIKSKSSSCSSSTSSPPSSPSVTYSPSYGHSPNQAPKESPSTTTPTSSFWSVK; encoded by the exons GTCAGCCCAACCTAAGAAGTGAAGATAGATTCAGGCATATGGCCAATGAGAGAGTTCGAGTGCCACCAGTGCATCCGGTCAAGCGCAAGCACAGCTTTGAGTGTGGTCTAACACTGGAAGAAAG GCGAGAGAGGGCACAAAGCAGGAGCAACATGAGAAGGTCAGCTGTGTTCAGTGTTCCCCAGAGCCCCACATCCTCCTGGAGCCCAACCCCCAGCCCCACAGGTCATCTGCCCCGCCATGTGTATTCCACACCACCTATCGATGAACCACTGGACCTAATTAAGAAACCAAGGAAAGAGCCTgagatgacagaggagaaaaCCAAAAGCACTAGCGCCATCAATCAGATACAG GTGCGTCCTTCTGTGATCACCTGTGTCTCCTCCACAAGAAAGCCCACCTGCAGTTCTGAGGTCGGCAGCAGTAGCCACTCCTCCACAG TGTTATCTAAGCACAGCTATGACCATGTTGTGGAGGAACATTTCAAGAGAAGCCTGGGGATGGACTACCAAATGGCCAGCTCCCGCCATCTCTCCATCAGCGTCTCTGTGGATGACCATTTTGCCAAGGCCTTGGGAGAGAAGTGGTTTCAGATCAAATCGAAATCCTCCTCATGCTCCTCGTCTACATCTTCTCCACCCAGCAGCCCAAGTGTCACTTACTCCCCCAGCTACGGCCACAGCCCAAACCAAGCTCCCAAAGAGTCTCCAAGTACCACCACTCCCACCTCCAGCTTCTGGTCAGTCAAATAA